From a region of the Fischerella sp. JS2 genome:
- a CDS encoding cation:proton antiporter has translation MSNFELVLKLLLQLTVILATCRIVTILGKRFLGQTDVVCEMIAGVMLGPSLFGVIAPELQQWLFPNAPLILATGEKIPNPSMSILFAVSQIGLVLYMFLIGVEFNTDLIKQRIKSAGLVSGAGILVPFGLGAIAAFFLYGQPELFKEGVTPWAAALYLGASMSITAFPMLARMLYERGIAKTRFGTLALAAGSIDDATAWCLLAIVLASLQANASIAAFAIGGGLAYVLLTIFIGRPTLKIFTRMTRRDGGLTIQTLILVLIVLMFCAWLTDAIKLYAVFGAFILGTAMPRGEFAEQLRDRLEYLTTAFLLPIFFVFSGLNTQIGLVNTPYLWLITSLIVAIAIFGKGIACMLAAKLAGETWRESATIGALMNARGLMELIILNIGLEQGIITPTLFTIMVIMAIITTLMASPLVNMLLQGTVYEQSSPQQVPNV, from the coding sequence ATGTCGAATTTTGAACTCGTTTTGAAGCTACTGCTGCAATTAACAGTCATTTTAGCTACTTGTCGCATCGTCACTATTCTGGGAAAGCGCTTTCTAGGACAAACAGATGTAGTATGCGAAATGATTGCAGGTGTAATGTTAGGGCCATCACTATTTGGGGTGATCGCACCTGAATTACAGCAATGGCTGTTTCCTAATGCACCACTGATACTAGCAACCGGAGAGAAGATTCCCAACCCTTCAATGTCAATTCTCTTTGCTGTTAGTCAAATTGGGCTAGTGCTATATATGTTCCTGATTGGTGTAGAATTCAACACTGATCTGATTAAGCAACGTATCAAAAGTGCAGGTTTAGTTTCTGGGGCAGGCATACTTGTACCCTTTGGCTTAGGTGCAATAGCAGCTTTCTTTTTATACGGTCAACCTGAACTTTTTAAAGAAGGGGTGACACCTTGGGCAGCAGCCTTATATTTAGGCGCTTCTATGTCTATCACCGCTTTTCCGATGTTAGCGCGGATGTTGTATGAACGTGGTATCGCTAAAACCCGCTTTGGGACATTAGCACTGGCAGCAGGTTCAATTGATGATGCGACCGCATGGTGCTTGTTAGCCATTGTACTGGCAAGTTTGCAAGCTAATGCGAGTATTGCAGCTTTTGCCATTGGTGGTGGTTTAGCTTATGTATTACTTACTATTTTTATTGGGCGACCTACACTGAAAATATTCACCCGGATGACAAGGCGTGATGGTGGCTTGACGATCCAAACCTTGATCTTAGTGTTGATAGTTTTGATGTTTTGTGCTTGGTTAACAGATGCAATCAAGCTATATGCAGTTTTTGGTGCGTTTATATTGGGTACAGCAATGCCAAGAGGTGAATTTGCCGAACAACTTCGCGATCGCTTAGAATATTTGACCACTGCGTTTTTATTACCTATCTTCTTTGTGTTTTCTGGATTAAACACTCAAATTGGATTGGTAAATACACCATATTTATGGCTAATTACAAGTTTAATTGTGGCGATCGCTATTTTTGGTAAAGGGATTGCCTGTATGCTTGCAGCTAAGTTGGCAGGGGAAACTTGGCGTGAGTCTGCAACAATCGGCGCTTTGATGAATGCGCGTGGTCTAATGGAGTTAATTATTCTCAATATTGGTTTAGAACAAGGTATTATTACTCCAACTTTATTTACTATCATGGTCATTATGGCGATCATTACTACCTTGATGGCATCACCATTAGTCAACATGTTGTTGCAAGGTACAGTATACGAACAATCGTCACCTCAACAAGTACCAAATGTATAA
- a CDS encoding cation:proton antiporter, producing the protein MHTVVLVLIEVLIVIGLSRLVGLAFRWINQPLVIGEIVGGIMLGPSLFGLVAPGLSATLFPPETVPFLNVLSQVGLIFFMFLIGLELNPKYLSGNLEIAVLTSHVSILVPFSLGTLLALLLYPLISNASVSFTAFALFLGAAMSITAFPVLARIITENNLQGTRLGTLALTCAAVDDVTAWCVLAVAIAVARTGSIASAFPTIIESLIYIGVMVTLGRNFLSRLATYYRRTGRLNQLVLALIYAGVVASALITELIGIHLIFGAFLLGTIMPKNAGLVRELALKTEDFVLIFLLPVFFAYSGLRTQIGLLNSPELWLLCVLVLIVAIAGKYLGTYVAARVSGINKREASALGWLMNTRGLTELIVLNIGLELGVISPLLFTMLVIMALVTTFMTSPLLEWTYPKKLIKLNVVESEPESETVIGGEIPGRPYRVLVPVANPDTQKGLVQLAVAIAVNYQQPAVVNPLSLIELQEDYAYESTPVEANRLIKERRQLLDELIQRLEPPAARSYVHPIVRVSNNVARETIQIATLEQADLVIVGWHRPAFSNNRLGGRVGQILTTATVDVAVFIDRGEERLESLLVPYSGNIHDDLALILALRLLVNRDTCYLQVLQVLSAHQVKDELSYELQTLMEQLPSSVSDRVTINTISVAEPIQAVVTASQGVDLTIVGASRTWGIERQTLGRYTDELAIKCRSSLLITRRYSKVISHLTSVLAEVKSEVTT; encoded by the coding sequence ATGCACACAGTAGTTCTCGTTTTAATTGAGGTGCTGATTGTAATTGGACTGTCTCGGCTAGTAGGATTGGCATTCCGGTGGATTAACCAACCATTAGTAATCGGAGAGATTGTCGGAGGAATTATGCTCGGCCCTTCTCTATTTGGTTTGGTTGCTCCAGGGCTATCAGCTACCTTGTTTCCTCCTGAAACAGTTCCTTTTTTAAATGTTCTGTCTCAGGTCGGCTTAATATTTTTCATGTTTCTCATCGGGCTGGAGTTAAATCCCAAATATCTCAGTGGTAATTTGGAAATCGCGGTTTTGACCTCACATGTCAGTATTTTAGTACCGTTTTCCTTAGGAACCCTGTTAGCGTTACTCCTTTATCCATTGATTTCTAACGCTAGTGTTTCTTTTACCGCCTTTGCCTTATTTTTAGGAGCAGCAATGTCAATTACTGCTTTTCCGGTACTGGCGCGGATTATTACAGAAAATAACCTCCAAGGAACACGCTTGGGAACACTGGCATTGACTTGTGCTGCTGTAGATGATGTGACGGCCTGGTGCGTGTTAGCAGTAGCGATCGCAGTAGCACGCACAGGTAGCATTGCTAGTGCTTTTCCTACGATCATTGAAAGCTTGATTTATATAGGCGTAATGGTGACATTAGGGCGAAATTTTCTCTCTCGCCTTGCTACCTACTATCGCCGTACTGGACGCCTCAATCAATTAGTTTTAGCGTTAATTTATGCTGGAGTAGTTGCTTCCGCACTGATTACCGAATTAATTGGCATTCACTTGATATTTGGGGCATTTTTACTAGGGACAATTATGCCTAAGAATGCGGGTTTGGTCAGAGAATTAGCGCTGAAAACAGAAGATTTTGTCTTGATTTTTCTCTTGCCAGTGTTTTTTGCCTACAGTGGTTTGAGGACGCAAATTGGTCTGCTCAACAGTCCGGAGTTATGGTTATTATGTGTACTGGTGTTAATAGTTGCGATCGCAGGTAAATATCTAGGTACATATGTAGCAGCTAGAGTTAGCGGCATTAACAAGCGAGAAGCTTCCGCACTTGGTTGGTTAATGAACACTCGTGGTTTAACCGAGCTAATAGTACTCAATATTGGTTTAGAGTTGGGAGTAATTTCACCTTTGCTCTTTACCATGTTGGTGATCATGGCCTTAGTGACTACATTTATGACCTCACCACTATTAGAGTGGACTTACCCGAAAAAACTCATCAAGTTAAATGTAGTAGAATCAGAACCAGAAAGCGAAACAGTTATTGGTGGTGAAATTCCTGGTCGTCCTTACAGAGTTTTAGTACCAGTAGCAAACCCAGATACCCAAAAAGGTTTAGTACAATTAGCAGTAGCGATCGCAGTTAATTACCAACAACCTGCTGTTGTTAATCCCCTCAGCCTCATTGAATTACAAGAAGACTATGCCTATGAGAGTACACCAGTTGAGGCAAATAGGTTAATTAAAGAGCGACGTCAACTCTTAGATGAATTGATTCAACGTTTAGAACCACCAGCAGCGCGTTCTTATGTTCATCCGATAGTTCGTGTCTCCAATAATGTTGCACGAGAAACTATACAGATAGCTACACTCGAACAAGCTGATTTAGTAATTGTCGGATGGCATCGTCCAGCTTTTAGTAATAATCGCTTGGGTGGGCGAGTTGGTCAAATTCTCACAACTGCGACCGTTGATGTTGCAGTATTTATTGATCGAGGTGAAGAACGCTTAGAAAGTTTGTTAGTACCCTATTCTGGTAATATCCATGATGATTTGGCACTCATCCTGGCTTTGAGACTACTGGTAAATCGTGACACTTGCTATTTGCAAGTGTTACAGGTGCTATCAGCTCATCAGGTCAAAGACGAATTAAGTTATGAACTGCAAACTTTAATGGAACAATTGCCTTCTAGTGTGAGCGATCGCGTTACCATCAACACAATCTCAGTCGCAGAACCTATCCAAGCCGTAGTTACAGCCTCCCAAGGCGTTGACCTCACAATTGTAGGCGCAAGCCGTACCTGGGGGATAGAACGCCAAACATTGGGAAGATACACAGATGAACTCGCGATCAAGTGTCGTTCTTCGCTACTCATTACCCGTCGTTACAGTAAAGTTATTTCTCATCTCACCTCTGTCCTTGCTGAGGTTAAGTCAGAAGTTACAACTTAG
- a CDS encoding helix-turn-helix domain-containing protein produces the protein MVGVTQIEIVDSVEELEKLLRHQKQSRSKERIQALYLIKGQEMSVSEIAKILGKHRATVHRWLADYREGGIEAVVEFGTSSGRKRAIPDWAVSSLKKQLEQPEGGFQRYTQIQHWLEKTLGVQAEYATVHHLARYRLKAKLKVPRPRNRKQDEEKLESFKKNSVMTCN, from the coding sequence ATGGTAGGGGTAACACAGATCGAGATAGTTGATAGTGTCGAGGAACTAGAGAAGTTGCTCAGACATCAAAAACAGTCTCGGAGCAAAGAACGTATACAAGCCCTATATCTGATTAAAGGGCAAGAAATGAGTGTAAGTGAGATTGCTAAAATCTTGGGAAAACATCGAGCTACAGTACATCGATGGTTGGCAGATTATCGAGAAGGAGGAATTGAGGCGGTTGTTGAATTTGGAACGAGTTCAGGTCGAAAAAGAGCAATACCAGATTGGGCTGTATCGAGTTTGAAAAAACAACTCGAACAACCAGAAGGTGGGTTTCAACGGTACACACAAATACAACATTGGTTAGAAAAAACCTTGGGTGTGCAAGCTGAGTACGCAACTGTACATCATCTGGCACGTTACAGGCTCAAAGCCAAGCTGAAAGTCCCACGTCCGCGTAACCGAAAACAGGACGAAGAAAAACTAGAGTCTTTTAAAAAAAACTCGGTGATGACTTGCAATTAA
- a CDS encoding IS630 family transposase → MQLIAQYSAIILPQYENIRYFVQDESRFGLKTIEGRKITLPGVKPIGDWQWQFKAFWLYGAVEPLTGESLFWQFSHVDTECYQQFLNEFAACYPKSLNILQVDNGLFHKAKRLQIPENIVLLFQPAHSPELNPIERVWEYLKQDLKWELFDHLEHLQTKVAQLLALLTPQIAASLTGYDFILNALSVANIF, encoded by the coding sequence TTGCAATTAATTGCTCAATACAGTGCCATTATCTTGCCCCAGTACGAAAATATTCGTTATTTTGTACAAGATGAGAGTCGATTTGGACTCAAAACCATTGAAGGACGTAAAATTACTCTTCCCGGAGTTAAGCCTATTGGTGATTGGCAGTGGCAATTTAAAGCGTTCTGGCTATATGGAGCAGTTGAACCACTTACTGGGGAAAGTTTATTTTGGCAGTTTTCTCATGTTGATACCGAATGCTACCAACAATTTTTGAACGAGTTCGCTGCCTGTTATCCCAAATCACTTAACATTCTCCAAGTTGATAACGGCTTATTTCATAAAGCTAAACGTTTACAAATTCCAGAGAATATTGTTCTTTTGTTCCAGCCTGCTCATTCTCCTGAACTGAATCCCATAGAGCGCGTTTGGGAATATCTCAAGCAAGACTTGAAATGGGAGCTATTTGATCACCTGGAGCATCTGCAAACCAAGGTTGCTCAACTCCTAGCTCTCCTCACTCCTCAAATTGCTGCTTCTTTGACTGGTTATGACTTCATCCTCAATGCCTTATCTGTCGCAAACATTTTTTGA
- a CDS encoding AMIN domain-containing protein, whose protein sequence is MKAKFKNKVLFKISLFSLYTAFALEAGISNAVPVSKLEDWRFDPEALQLEITLSAPSQPHYFFLSQPSRIVVDLPSTKLGYVSTQQNFSGAIKSIRVSQLNADVTRIVMDLMPGTFINPNQVQLQPISPQNPTHWVLRPVTVGNNTDSTPTNIFPSYQQTPNPGLYNPPPPSQNQPFPATTYYNQQSPATTYYNQQPTINNQQSTINNQQLPTTINNQQPLVTVPPLLPNNPSQPPNSTLPPAIFPNQNQSSNLNSMPFFPTPNLPNYPLPNSSNNQHSNPNSEAIEFGQPLPINNDK, encoded by the coding sequence ATGAAAGCAAAATTCAAAAACAAGGTGTTATTTAAAATTAGCTTATTTAGCTTATATACAGCATTTGCTCTTGAAGCTGGTATCAGTAATGCTGTACCAGTATCAAAATTAGAAGATTGGCGTTTTGACCCAGAAGCATTACAGCTAGAAATTACTCTATCTGCACCCTCACAACCACACTACTTCTTTCTCTCGCAACCTTCTCGCATTGTTGTAGATTTACCAAGTACTAAATTGGGTTATGTTTCCACTCAACAAAATTTCTCTGGGGCGATCAAAAGCATTCGTGTCTCGCAATTAAATGCAGATGTAACTCGTATTGTTATGGACTTGATGCCAGGTACTTTTATAAACCCTAACCAGGTACAACTACAACCTATTTCTCCTCAAAATCCTACACATTGGGTTCTACGTCCTGTTACGGTTGGTAACAATACAGATTCAACACCCACAAACATTTTTCCCTCATATCAACAGACACCAAATCCAGGTTTATACAACCCACCTCCACCTTCTCAAAATCAGCCTTTCCCTGCTACAACATACTACAATCAACAATCACCAGCCACAACTTACTACAATCAACAACCAACAATCAACAATCAACAATCAACAATTAATAATCAACAATTACCAACCACAATCAACAACCAACAACCTTTGGTCACTGTACCCCCCCTACTTCCTAATAACCCTTCTCAACCGCCAAATTCTACTCTTCCTCCGGCTATTTTTCCTAACCAAAACCAATCTAGTAATCTCAACAGTATGCCTTTTTTCCCCACACCAAACTTACCAAATTACCCACTCCCAAACTCCTCTAATAATCAACATAGCAATCCCAATTCAGAAGCAATTGAGTTTGGTCAACCTCTACCTATTAATAATGACAAATAA
- a CDS encoding DUF3172 domain-containing protein, producing MRRKSVGRTTTPPKPSLFQSPLFNFTTIAILGGVFVLGIGIGIAFSSTATFTPSNVASREFIDTKAPNPELCVQYGASAMVMDTRLFVTLNPFNVYVSQPSMRPGCVLRTNNWAILEQRKLVTNEQVRDCKNRLNTFGYTGDLGEKPDISCIYQNEAAKNFFVTEPGAVAPPIETDRF from the coding sequence ATGAGACGTAAATCTGTTGGTAGAACCACTACACCTCCTAAACCCTCTCTTTTCCAATCCCCATTGTTTAATTTCACCACCATAGCGATATTGGGAGGGGTGTTTGTTTTGGGTATAGGAATTGGTATCGCTTTTAGTTCTACAGCGACATTTACCCCAAGTAACGTGGCTTCCCGTGAATTCATTGATACTAAAGCACCAAACCCTGAGTTGTGTGTGCAGTATGGAGCCAGTGCTATGGTCATGGATACTAGGCTATTTGTGACACTCAACCCCTTTAATGTTTATGTTTCTCAACCGAGTATGCGTCCTGGATGCGTTCTACGTACCAATAACTGGGCAATTTTAGAACAGCGTAAACTGGTAACAAACGAACAGGTTCGAGATTGTAAAAACCGTCTAAATACCTTTGGCTATACAGGTGATTTGGGTGAAAAACCTGATATTAGTTGTATTTACCAAAATGAAGCAGCGAAAAACTTCTTTGTTACCGAACCAGGAGCAGTTGCACCACCTATAGAAACAGACAGGTTTTAG
- a CDS encoding ABC transporter permease, whose product MIYQRSLFSHKGFKTSQFQTLLADILTIFWGDWLELRVRIAQVAASGLISPLIYILAFGLGLGSSIRSGSGISGSYGNYLEFILPGMVALSSMTISFGGTTFSICGDRLFTKNFEELLLVPVHPLALHIGKMLAGVVRGLMTSSSVILVALLFTGNWRFLHPLFLLLLILNCAVFAGLGVIVGLTVRSLEAVGLYNNFIIIPMSFLGATFFDPATLPGILKVVVYLLPLTYASIGLRAAAYLPLSQFPWYSVPILLVIAIALSLWGANLFSRQQD is encoded by the coding sequence GTGATTTACCAGCGATCGCTATTTTCACATAAGGGCTTTAAAACTTCGCAATTTCAAACTCTTTTGGCAGATATTCTCACTATCTTTTGGGGAGATTGGTTAGAGTTACGTGTCAGAATTGCCCAAGTAGCCGCATCAGGGTTAATATCTCCACTGATATATATTTTGGCATTTGGTTTGGGTTTGGGAAGTTCTATCCGGTCAGGTTCAGGAATTAGCGGTAGCTATGGTAACTACCTAGAATTTATTTTGCCGGGTATGGTGGCTTTGTCTTCAATGACAATTAGTTTTGGTGGAACAACATTTTCTATTTGTGGAGACAGACTGTTTACCAAAAACTTTGAGGAATTGTTACTAGTTCCCGTACATCCCCTAGCGTTGCACATAGGTAAAATGCTAGCGGGAGTTGTGCGAGGATTGATGACTTCTAGTTCTGTAATTTTGGTTGCTTTACTGTTTACTGGAAATTGGAGGTTTCTTCATCCTCTGTTTTTGTTGTTACTAATACTTAATTGTGCCGTTTTTGCAGGGTTGGGTGTAATTGTGGGTTTGACGGTGCGATCACTTGAAGCAGTAGGACTCTACAATAACTTTATTATTATTCCTATGTCTTTCTTAGGGGCGACATTTTTTGATCCAGCTACATTACCAGGAATTCTCAAAGTTGTAGTTTACCTCTTGCCCCTTACTTACGCCAGTATCGGACTACGTGCAGCTGCTTATTTACCCTTGTCACAGTTTCCTTGGTATAGTGTGCCAATTTTACTAGTCATCGCGATCGCTCTTTCTTTGTGGGGTGCTAATTTATTTTCTCGTCAACAGGATTAA
- a CDS encoding autotransporter domain-containing protein, producing MSKQIQVAIAFSVVSNLLPFKALAGDYDQLFIFGDSLSDNGNLYRITGGTIPLSPPYFQGRFSNGPVWVEVLGSYLNIDANETTNYAVGGSTSGNTNVLSESLIISLPSLSSQINNFASAPVTPNSNALFILWAGANDYLIQPIEKRATNTQVVVNNLSQAITTLINKGARNIIVPNLPDLGKTPQERSLETADSTTAAIKSHNSNLNSALQEIAKNRNVNIIPLDIHALFNEVIDQPDRYGLTNINDPCFNQQAGTICPNPDEFLFWDNVHPTDRGHQFIAEYTEAVLDAPVAIVPQAEIALHLAQRQVQLIDDRLSALQNTSQTQSKEKWGVFVNGDVNFGSQDDSEHHPDYDYKTGGATVGVDYSVTDKLAVGVALGVVNNKTELHQNQGDIEIDGYAVSVYSNYVQNNFYSNAVISYGNNDFDIQRQIDFDHRTATAKTDGTQFSINLNSGYIARSGNISYGPILGLKYDRINIHGYAETGAGSLNIKVDDQQAESFIVSVGTQAAVELKTSFGSVIPNIHASYEYQFAPTHRTITTQLVTQPGIPMRTQTSEPDRDYFKLSAGTQILFSQNFAGAINYEMMIGREDVSNNVIKGEIRYQF from the coding sequence GTGAGCAAGCAAATCCAAGTAGCGATCGCCTTTTCTGTTGTATCTAACTTATTGCCTTTCAAAGCTTTAGCAGGGGATTACGATCAACTTTTTATTTTTGGTGACAGTTTATCTGACAATGGCAACTTGTATCGAATTACAGGAGGTACAATTCCCCTCAGTCCACCTTACTTTCAAGGACGATTTTCTAATGGACCAGTTTGGGTGGAAGTACTGGGTTCTTACTTAAATATTGATGCCAATGAAACTACTAACTACGCTGTTGGTGGTTCCACATCTGGAAATACTAACGTCCTGAGTGAATCACTAATAATATCCCTGCCATCTTTGTCATCTCAAATCAATAATTTTGCTTCTGCACCAGTAACACCTAATTCAAATGCCCTATTTATTTTATGGGCTGGTGCTAATGATTACCTAATTCAGCCAATAGAAAAAAGAGCAACAAATACACAAGTAGTAGTTAATAATCTCTCTCAGGCAATCACTACACTGATTAATAAAGGCGCGCGTAATATTATTGTGCCTAACCTACCAGATTTAGGCAAAACTCCGCAAGAGCGATCGCTAGAGACAGCCGACAGCACCACTGCTGCAATTAAAAGTCACAATTCTAACTTAAATTCTGCCCTGCAAGAAATAGCCAAAAACCGTAACGTTAATATTATTCCTCTCGATATTCATGCTTTATTTAACGAAGTTATTGACCAGCCTGATCGATATGGTTTAACAAATATAAATGACCCTTGCTTTAATCAACAAGCAGGTACAATTTGTCCTAATCCTGATGAGTTTTTATTTTGGGATAACGTTCATCCTACAGATCGCGGACACCAGTTTATTGCAGAATACACCGAAGCTGTATTGGATGCTCCAGTTGCGATCGTCCCACAAGCAGAAATTGCTTTGCATCTAGCCCAAAGACAAGTGCAGCTAATCGATGATCGTTTGTCAGCGCTGCAAAATACTTCACAAACGCAATCAAAAGAAAAATGGGGTGTATTTGTTAATGGCGATGTAAATTTTGGTAGTCAAGATGATAGTGAACATCATCCAGATTATGACTATAAAACAGGTGGTGCTACTGTAGGCGTTGATTATAGCGTCACCGATAAACTGGCTGTGGGAGTAGCATTAGGTGTTGTGAACAATAAAACTGAGTTGCATCAAAATCAAGGTGACATCGAAATTGATGGCTATGCTGTTTCAGTCTATAGCAACTATGTCCAGAACAACTTCTACAGCAATGCTGTAATCAGCTATGGTAATAATGACTTTGATATCCAACGTCAAATTGATTTTGATCACCGCACAGCTACAGCTAAAACTGATGGAACACAGTTTTCCATAAACCTAAACAGTGGTTACATTGCTAGATCGGGTAATATTTCCTATGGTCCTATCTTGGGTTTGAAATACGATCGCATCAACATTCATGGCTACGCCGAAACAGGTGCAGGTAGTCTAAATATAAAAGTAGATGATCAACAAGCAGAATCATTTATTGTGAGTGTAGGCACGCAAGCTGCTGTGGAATTGAAAACCAGTTTTGGTTCAGTCATACCAAATATCCACGCAAGTTACGAATATCAATTTGCACCAACACACCGCACCATTACTACACAACTTGTGACTCAACCAGGTATACCCATGCGTACCCAAACCAGCGAACCTGATCGTGATTATTTTAAATTGAGTGCGGGAACACAGATACTGTTTTCTCAAAATTTTGCAGGTGCAATCAACTACGAAATGATGATCGGGAGAGAAGATGTTAGCAACAATGTAATTAAGGGAGAAATTCGCTATCAATTTTAG
- a CDS encoding carbohydrate ABC transporter permease, with product MMPAILVLITFVILPIVWAIFLSLQKVQLLGGIKYEFIGFRNFARLVEDERVWIALKNTVEYVAIVVPIQTILALVLAVTLNSGIRGKNWWRILYFLPTVTSSAVLTLIFMWIYNTNGLLNDFLAFVGLPTYNWLGDPAVALKGIMIMNIWSTAPFYMVIYLAALQDIPQSLYEAAELDGANDWQKLIHVTIPMLKPVTFFVVAMGIIGTFQLFDQSYIFSNGNGGPNNATLTVVLLIYQAVFRNLQMGYGAAIAFLLAMVIIIMTLVQRRIFGGNEMGR from the coding sequence ATGATGCCTGCTATTTTAGTTTTAATCACTTTTGTCATCTTGCCAATTGTTTGGGCTATTTTTCTATCGCTGCAAAAAGTCCAACTTCTTGGTGGTATTAAGTACGAGTTCATCGGTTTTCGGAACTTTGCGCGCCTAGTAGAAGATGAACGAGTTTGGATTGCCCTTAAAAATACAGTGGAATATGTTGCCATAGTCGTGCCAATACAAACTATTTTGGCATTAGTTTTGGCTGTGACTCTCAATTCTGGCATTCGCGGGAAAAACTGGTGGCGTATCCTTTACTTTTTACCCACAGTTACTTCTTCTGCTGTGTTGACGCTAATCTTCATGTGGATTTACAACACTAATGGATTACTCAATGATTTCCTTGCTTTTGTGGGACTACCCACCTATAACTGGTTAGGTGATCCAGCAGTAGCACTCAAAGGCATTATGATCATGAATATCTGGTCAACAGCACCTTTTTACATGGTGATTTATTTAGCGGCGTTGCAGGATATCCCCCAATCACTCTACGAAGCGGCGGAGTTGGATGGTGCTAATGACTGGCAAAAGCTTATCCACGTAACAATTCCCATGCTTAAACCTGTTACCTTCTTTGTAGTGGCGATGGGGATCATTGGGACATTCCAGCTTTTTGATCAATCTTATATATTCTCAAATGGTAATGGTGGCCCCAACAATGCTACTTTGACCGTAGTATTACTGATATATCAGGCTGTATTTCGTAACTTACAAATGGGGTATGGAGCTGCGATCGCTTTTTTGCTAGCAATGGTAATTATTATAATGACGTTGGTACAGAGGCGGATTTTTGGTGGTAATGAGATGGGAAGATAG